From a single Myxocyprinus asiaticus isolate MX2 ecotype Aquarium Trade chromosome 47, UBuf_Myxa_2, whole genome shotgun sequence genomic region:
- the LOC127436772 gene encoding centrosomal protein of 83 kDa-like, whose protein sequence is MDLQNMLIDEGMRCENHKTNYQTLKAEHTRLQDEYTRAQNELKRLLSDRQVAQEKQQLLLAELRGELLDKMRELEVKITIKKHISN, encoded by the exons ATGGATCTTCAGAACATGCTCATTGATGAGGGAATGCGCTGTGAGAACCACAAAACCAACTACCAGACCCTCAAAGCCGAGCACACCAG ACTGCAGGATGAATACACCCGGGCGCAGAATGAACTGAAACGCTTGCTTAGTGATCGTCAGGTCGCTCAGGAGAAACAGCAGCTGCTGTTGGCCGAGCTAAGAGGAGAGCTGCTGGATAAAATGCGAGAGCTGgaggtcaagattacgatcaaaaaacatatttcaaattag